The genomic segment ATGGCCGCCCCACCTCGCCGCCTCCCGaccccccttctccccctccccacccatcgTCATGACGGCGTCTCCGGATTACTTGGTGGTGCTCTTCGGAATCACGGCTGGGGCCACCGGGGCCAAGCTGGGCTCGGACGAGAAGGAGCTGATCCTGCTCTTATGGAAAGTCGTGGATCTGGCCAACAAGAAGGTGGGACAGTTGCACGAAGTACTAGTTAGACCGGATCACTTGGAGCTGACGGAGGACTGCAAAGAAGAAACGAAGCTCGACGCCGAGAGCCTGTCCTCGGCGCCGCAGCTGGACCAAGCGCTCCAACAGTTTAACCAGTCAGTGAGCAATGAACTGAATATTGGGGTAGGAACCTCCTTCTGTCTCTGTACGGACAGGCAGCTTCATGTCAGGCAAATTCTGCATCCTGAGGCTTCTAAGAAGAATGTATTATTGCCTGAATGCTTCTATTCCTTTTTTGATCTTCGAAAAGAATTCAAGAAGTGTTGCCCTGGTTCACCTGATATTGATAAACTGGATGTTGCAGCAATGACAGAGTGTTTAAATTTTGAGAAGAATAGTTCAGCCTCCCGGTATGGAGCATCTCAAGTTGAAGATATGGGAAATATAATCTTAGCAATGATTTCAGACCCTTATAATCACAGGTTTTCAGATCCAGAGAGAGTAAATTACAAATTTGAAAGTGGCACTTGCAGCAAGATGGAACTTATTGATGACAACACAGTAGTCAGGGCACGAGGTTTACCATGGCAGTCTTCGGATCAAGATATTGCAAGATTCTTCAAAGGACTCAATATTGCCAAGGGCGGTGCAGCACTTTGTCTGAATGCCCAGGGTCGGAGGAACGGAGAAGCCCTGGTTAGGTTTGTGAGCGAGGAGCACAGAGACCTAGCTCTGCAGAGACACAAGCACCACATGGGGAGCCGGTACATTGAGGTTTACAAAGCAACAGGTGAAGATTTTCTTAAAATTGCTGGTGGTACATCCAATGAGGTGGCCCAGTTTCCCTCCAAGGAAAACCAAGTCATTGTCCGCATGCGGGGGCTCCCCTTCACGGCCACGGCTGATGAAGTGGTGGCCTTCTTTGGACAGCATTGCCCCATCACTGGGGGGAAGGGAGGCATCCTCTTTGTTCCCTACCCGGATGGTAGGCCCACAGGGGATGCTTTTGTCCTCTTCGCTTGCGAGGAATACGCACAGAACGCACTGAGGAAGCATAAAGACTTGTTGGGTAAAAGATACATCGAACTCTTCAGGAGCACAGCAGCTGAAGTTCCGCAGGTGCTGAATCGATTCTCCTCGGCTCCTCTCATTCCACTTCCAACCCCTCCCATTATTCCAGTACTACCTCAGCAGTTTGTGCCCCCTACAAACATTAGAGACTGTATACGCCTTCGAGGTCTTCCCTATGCAGCCACAATTGAGGATATCCTTGACTTCCTGGGGGAGTTTTCCACCGATATCCGAACTCATGGGGTCCACATGGTATTGAACCATCAGGGCCGCCCGTCAGGAGATGCCTTTATCCAGATGAAGTCTGCGGACAGAGCATTTATGGCTGCACAGAAGTGTCATAAAAAAACCATGAAGGACAGATATGTTGAAGTCTTTCAGTGTTCAGCTGAGGAGATGAACTTTGTGTTAATGGGGGGCACTTTAAATCGAAATGGCTTATCCCCACCGCCATGTAAGTTACCAtgcctgtcccctccctcctacaCATTTCCAGCTCCCGCAGCAGTTATTCCTACTGAAGCTGCCATTTACCAGCCCTCAGTGCTCCTGAACCCACGAGCGCTGCAGCCCTCCACAGCGTACTACCCCGCGGGCACCCAGCTCTTCATGAACTACACGGCGTACTACCCCAGCCCCCCAGGTTCGCCCAATAGTCTTGGCTACTTCCCTACAGCTGCTTATCTTAGCGGTGTCCCTCCACAGCCTGGCACGGTGGTCAGAATGCAGGGCCTGGCCTACAATACTGGAGTTAAGGAAATTCTTAACTTCTTCCAAGGTTACCAGTGTTTGAAAGATGTATGGGAATCCTGAAACCTTCAGACATAAGACAACTTCCAGCAACTTCAGGAGAAGTTTGTCTACACTCAGGCTGCAGTATTTTCAGCAAACATCATTGGACGGTGGGCGAATGCCCTATCTTTTGGTGGAATGAAAAATTTGAGCCAGTGAAGCCAAATTCTCATTGCAAGCAGCATGCTTGGCTCCTTGCTCACTGCAAACAggcatttaaaatgtgaatttgaaaTCGGGTGTCTCCACTACTACCAGCTAATATGGCATCATAGGTGTTTCCTAAGTTTTAagtcttgggggaaaaaatactcCACTGACATCTACCATCTCCACCAGGAACTCTTTTATGGAAGCTCCATTTTTGTGTGTTCCCACTCTTCTTCCCATCTTCTGCACAATCATGTGCTCTTCTGAAGTAAGAATAAGGTCTTGGAGTATGTAAGTCCCAGACTTACAGCAAGAAATGGCTCTTGGCCATCACAATGTCTTACAGTTAAAAGCCaccaaaaactatttttaaaacacctTGGAAAAGTGAGAAGAAATGGCACACCCATCACAAAACATACATAGTTTAAAAGttgcatttttttcctcagtGGGTATCAgttgtaaataaaaatgaactaggggccaaaatataaaaccaaaaatgaagCAGCTATGTGTAgttattaatttctagtttgAACTGTAACTGAATACTGTGGCTTcgtatgtattattttatactgTACTTTTCCCGTTATTGATGCTTCGGACTTTAATAAGAAATTCCATAGTTTTTAATATCACAAATGAGAATATTTGAACAATGTATTCTAGAAAGCAATATACTAACTGAAGTGAATGCTTGTATATAATAAGATAGCCTTAATCCTTTTTCTCTAATGCCTTAACTGTCgaataattaaaacttttaaaaagcctAGGGTTATAGTCAGCATGCTAGACTGAGAGGTGAACACTGATGTGATGAGAACAGGTGCTGCTGTCGGTGTGTGGCACTGTGGCTTAGCTGTGTTTATGCTCCAGAAGTGCAATATTAGACACTAGCTATGTAGTACTGCTGCCTCGTGTAACTCCAAAGAGAAAAACCGAATTTGATTAACCAAGTGCACATGTTCCTTTAAGTTCCTCTTAATGTCCTTAGCTTGAATGCAATGCCATACAGATTTATGTGGctgctatttttatttactttgcatTATTTTGATTAATACCTTAAATGGAAAGCCAAACAGTCCCTCTTCACTGACCAGTAATGTCCATTTAACTGCagtaggaaaaataagaaaaaccatGTTGTGTGAAAATTGGGGATAACTGGCACTTAAGATCATAAAAATAGTTCTTTATACTTGGCTGCCTTAAGATGCTGTTTGCCCAGAGCTCTGAAAGACTTTAAGATAGGCAGTAATACTACAATACTACTGAATTTTTGTAGAATTGTTACATTTGATAATAAAACTTGCCTGTTtaatctcaaaaaaaataaaaataaaaagcagagacagtactttgccaacaaaagtccttctagttaaagctatggtttttccagtagtcatgtatggatgtgagagttggactatacaaaGAGCttagcacaaaagaattgatgcttttgaactgtggtgttggagaagattcttgagagtcccttgcactgcaaggagatccaaccagtccatcctaaaggagatcagtccttggtgttcattggaaggactgatgttgaagctgaaactccaatattttggccacctgatgtgaagagctgactcatttgaaaagtccctgatgctgggagagattgagggcaggaggagaaggggatgacagaggatgagatggttggatggcatcaccaactcaatggccatgaatttgagcaagttccgggagtcagtgatggacagagaggcctggcgtgctgcagtccatggggtcacaaagagtcagacacgactgagcgactgaactgaactgagtttgtaTTTGGGCCAGGCCTTTTGCAGGGCTAAAATTTCCAGTTTCTGAGAATGTAGCCAAGGGGTGAGTCTGAGAGAGGCGCTCGGGATGTACCAGAGCTCACTCTTAGACTATCTGCCATAGAATGGGGTACTGAGAGTCAGCGGCTGACAGAAAGGCGTCCCTTTTGTGCCAGTGATCTCCCCGTGTGACTAATGCATGAAAATGGCCGACCGACCCAACAGTCACGCCCGACAGTGAGAGGTGACCCCTAAGAACCGTGCAGCTAGGGCACCTGTGACCTGGGCAGAGATAGATTTCATACTTTTCACAAGTGCACGGGGAACATTCTCCAAAATTGACCATATGTTGGGCCAGAAAATAAGTCAACTCTAAATAGACTCAAATCATACAAAGGAACTTTTTCCTGTCACAAAGCGATGAAACGAAAAATCAATAGTGGAAGGAAAAGTGGGAAAATCCACAAGTATGTGAAGATTAAACACACTCTTAAATAACCAGTaagccaaaaaataatttaaaaaaggaacttaGAAAATACCTGGAGACAAATCAAACTATAAACAGAACATACCAGCACGTATGGGATTCTGCAAAAACATCACCAACAATGAAATGTAAAGCTGTGAATGCATACATTAGAAAGAAAGCTCAATAAGCAACCTATCTTTACCCTAGGCAGAAAAGGGAGAGCAGACCAAACTCAAAGCTGGAAGAAGGAGTGAAAATAGTAAAGATTAGCtctcaaataaatattcagaagaggaaaaccaaagaaatcaattttaaacaaaagttaCTTCAAATAGGTCAACAAAAGTAACAAATCTTTAGCTATATTGACTAAGAAAAAAGACAACTAAAATCAGTAACAAAGAGGAAACGTAACTGCTGATAAGACAAAACAGAACAGTAAGGGAGAgctctgagcagctgagcactgTGAGATGGGATAGTCTAGAGAAATTCTGTTATTTCAGTCTCAGTCTGTGATATTCTATTCTGGCAACCCTAGCAAACTAGCATAGCTTTATCCTCTTTCTTGCaaataaaagttatgaaaatGATGCCAAAACTCACAAAGTATATAAAGTAtccaaaaggaggaaaaaagaaggacGAACTACCTAGGGTGTTgagaaaaatctttttgtttcttaccacagttaaaataaaaatgtcaaaaccaCTAGAAAGAAttcatgaatagacattttagagAAGCCAAACAACAACCATGGTAAAATAAccagaaagtcattcagttggtaaaaacagtaaaataatatagtaaaataaaaagagtaaaatgcattttattctttggaggttttaaaaaattcaatttactGAAAATTCCAAAGAGGTTATAATACAGGCACATGATTCAAGATACTGAAAATACACTTTGCCTTAATCTGTGCCTCCCGTCATTTAGCCTGTGTGTCCAGGGCCATCTGCCTCCACAGGTGTATTTTGTTTCTTACGGATCCTTCTAGAGTTCCTTATAagcaaacatgaaaatatatttctccttcATGCCCTAATTCAAAACATACATAGTGGTATATTAAGCATGGTGTTTTGTAcatgttgcttttatttatttgacaatgCCTTGGAAATTGTCCTCTATCAGGACATAATTTCCTGCAGAGCTGTGCACTGAATGGATGATGTACTATTTAATACACTTTGCCCATCCACAGTGGGATGAACACTGATATGCAGCACTCTGTTTATATTACGAACAAGGCTGCAATGGAGAACTGTGACCTGTGCTATTCTGCTGCTAGCAAATGTGTAGGATATATTTCCAAAGGATTTGTAACCTGGAATATTTGTAACAGAAAGAGCATTTGATAAGATGCTACCAGTAAGATCCTTCTGAGCCAGCAATGAGCCTTTCTCTTTAAACTGCAACTTCTCCATCACACCACTCCCCCACCTGTGTTTAAAACTGCTTTCCAACGTTTTCTAACCTTGAGAAACCCTCTACAGTCTGTTCTATCATCAGCACTGCCCTTTATTCTCAGGGCAGTTACAACCTCACCAGGTACGTGCCTGTTGTCTCCACTCTTCTCTGGGTCCATCACTGCTCAACTCACCCCTTTAGAGCTGGAGCCAACGTGGCCAGATAACTCCTTGAGTGTAGAGAAATGGGTCATGGATGATCtgaaccagggagcctggtgcccaggagagagggagggtcCGTAAGGGGTGTAACTGCAGAGAAGGAAAGTATATTATGTTTGATCCATGGTAATTATTCAGGTGAAGATTCTACAGAGCCCAGACATGGGAGCAGGAGTCTCGGTTGGAGATACATAGTTGGGAATTTGTCCCCAAATATCACAGCTAAAATGGGAGGTGGGGACTCCAAAGGGAACAGCCTGTGAGTGAGTCTGCTGTGAACCTGCTGTGAGTGCCAGGGAGAGACACACACGGGCAAGGATgcagcagagaggcaggaaggcaacAGCAGGCATTCCAAAAGGAAGGGGAGCGTCATGGCAATAAGGACATGTCACAGAAGCATGTGCCACAGAAGGGTGGCGGTAAATGGAAAAGGGATCAGAAGTCATTCATAAGTCCTGGCAAGTTGTTTCATGAGAGACTAAGGGCAAAATCAGACCATAGTATACAATGAAAGACAGATAAAATTTGGCAGGTAAAACCCACTCATGTTCAAATTgagattttgttaaaatgctCTTTTAAGGAACATAGAAATACAATCTCAGATGGGAGGACGATGACGTTTAGGTGATGGCTGACAGAATGACTCCCTGCCTAAAAAGAGATCCCTCCCTCCCGCCGGCAACAGTTCTGTGCAGCGTCGGGCAGAGAGCCCATGACACCAGTGGGCAGATGTAATAGGAGACACGTGTGGAGAAGGGTGGTGACTGCAGGTCTTCAGGAAAGAGGGGGTTCCTGCAGACTACATGTGCCAGTGTGCAGATAACATCAAGGGGGAGCTATTTGGAACACTTAAcctgaaaaaaattacttaaactgaattttaaattggcACCATGTAAAGtgcaatggcttccctggtggttcgggtcgtaaagaatctgcctgcaatgccagaggcacgggtttgatccttgggtcaggaagatcccctggagaagaaaatggcaacccactccagtattcttgcctggagaattccatgcacagagaagcctggcaggctacagtcatgggaaaGCATGGTAGGAATAATCCCAGCAACGTGAGGaagtgtgctgtgtgctgggtAGCCACCTTTTCACCTGGACAAAGCCTGCCAGGTTTGGTTTAACCCTTTTTGTCTCAGAACTTTTCTTGTATTTTagtgtctttctcttttataattaaaagtcacattcctTAACCTTTCCAAGCAGTTTTCCCGGTGGCTTTCTCCCTTGGAAGTAGGACTTCTAGGCATGGGTTCTATGTATCTTTTCTACATAAACTTTATGAAaatcccaactttttttttttgaggcaacaGTTCTGCAAACTgtagaaataaattcattttggtTCATACTGGCCAAGACTACAAAAATTGCTCTTCAGTCTCCTGAGTTTAAAATAGGCTCTCTGGTACCATCAAGGTTCCTGCTGATCTCAGATCCTGTGATCTTGCTGGTGCCTTGACTTACTGCATGCACTCTGTCTGACTGCCAGGGACCTGTGTCATCCATCTGTGTGGGGATGGGGCATCAGTGTTCTGTATTTATGTGAGAAGTATTCAGAGCAGGATCAAATCCCGGGATCAGGGACTGGCAGCACTGAGCTAGCACAGACTCCGCCCCTCTtctccccgcccctcctcccccagcccctccttcccTTCACCACGTTTGCACTCACTCATGTCAACTCAGCCCCCATGTGTTTCCACCCTCCAAGTTGGTGCCCATCTCAGGGCCCTTGTCCCTGCTCTTCCCTCTCCTAGAATGCCGTTGTCCTAGAGCTTAAAGTGGCTGCTGTTTTCTGCTCATCTGGATGGCAGCTCAGATATTAACCTCTCGGATGGGCATTCTTGGACCAGCCTGTCTAATGCTGGTGTTTCCCCTTTACCATCCCTCGTGACCCTGATGTTTTCCATCAAgtgttgtttttagtcactaagtcatgtctggctcttgcgaccccagggactgcagcctgccagggtcctctatccctgggatttcccaggcaggaatactggagtgggttgccattttcttttccaggggattttcctgacccagagattgaacgcatgtctcctgcttggcaggtggattctttaccactgtgtcacctggaaagctcagttttttctttataatgctaatcaaaacattttccccaattaaaaattttatttataagagtCTGCATACTCCAGAAAGTCACATGAAGTCAGGGTCCCTATCTGTTCACTTATTAATGTGCCTCCAGTGATTACAATTCTCAGttgataagtatttattgagtaacgAATGTAAGAGCCTTAAAGTCCCTTTAATTCAAATTCATGGATTAGAAATGAGATGGGAGCTGCCAAGTGTCACACAGGTGGTCACCTCAAGCCAATCCAGAGACAGTGAACTGCACACTTTAGAGCAGAATGAACTGCTAGTGGCTGAAAAAGAAGATGGACACTGGGATTTGGGAGAAAAAATAATTCTCCACAATATAAGCCGTGGGAAAATTTAGTGTGACTTATTACACTAACAGGTCTTATGAAAACAGAGCAAAAATTGCCACAGTGACTTGATAGTACCTGAAGGATTCAAACTCAGAGACTCTAAGACCTTACCCAGgatttattggcataaagttcTTCTAGGGGGTGGGAAAAACCATCTAAGTGTGTCTCCTgatagttcattttattttaacatgttCATGAGCAAAACAAAGAATATGAAACGAAAGACACCTTCAAGCATGTGTGGTTAGgtgattttaaattattgatgcaaaagtataattttctcttaaaataaaatgtgatttctgcttccaaataaatacaaagagtGTCTGGACTCTCTCACCAGTATTAACTGGCAATTAGAAAGCTGAGCAAAATACATGAAAtgaaccctgagtcagaatgcttggccagagacaacccggaaaccaaccccatcaccataaaacctgagactgcaggTCACATGGCAGAGAAGTCCCCTGGGCTTCCTCACCCTGCTGCTGTCCTCCTGGGTGCCCCTTCCAATCAAGTCTCTTGCCTTGTCAGCACGTGTGAGCCCACTCTAGGGCCCTGGAAAGGGTTCC from the Bos javanicus breed banteng chromosome 3, ARS-OSU_banteng_1.0, whole genome shotgun sequence genome contains:
- the LOC133245021 gene encoding epithelial splicing regulatory protein 1-like, encoding MTASPDYLVVLFGITAGATGAKLGSDEKELILLLWKVVDLANKKVGQLHEVLVRPDHLELTEDCKEETKLDAESLSSAPQLDQALQQFNQSVSNELNIGVGTSFCLCTDRQLHVRQILHPEASKKNVLLPECFYSFFDLRKEFKKCCPGSPDIDKLDVAAMTECLNFEKNSSASRYGASQVEDMGNIILAMISDPYNHRFSDPERVNYKFESGTCSKMELIDDNTVVRARGLPWQSSDQDIARFFKGLNIAKGGAALCLNAQGRRNGEALVRFVSEEHRDLALQRHKHHMGSRYIEVYKATGEDFLKIAGGTSNEVAQFPSKENQVIVRMRGLPFTATADEVVAFFGQHCPITGGKGGILFVPYPDGRPTGDAFVLFACEEYAQNALRKHKDLLGKRYIELFRSTAAEVPQVLNRFSSAPLIPLPTPPIIPVLPQQFVPPTNIRDCIRLRGLPYAATIEDILDFLGEFSTDIRTHGVHMVLNHQGRPSGDAFIQMKSADRAFMAAQKCHKKTMKDRYVEVFQCSAEEMNFVLMGGTLNRNGLSPPPCKLPCLSPPSYTFPAPAAVIPTEAAIYQPSVLLNPRALQPSTAYYPAGTQLFMNYTAYYPSPPGSPNSLGYFPTAAYLSGVPPQPGTVVRMQGLAYNTGVKEILNFFQGYQCLKDVWES